From the Babylonia areolata isolate BAREFJ2019XMU chromosome 15, ASM4173473v1, whole genome shotgun sequence genome, one window contains:
- the LOC143290524 gene encoding uncharacterized protein LOC143290524, with protein sequence MALFEGLDINLPGVIGFDVESLVDDSLINTCTLFDESHSSSVLQMQKTKQTSPFHESDSGVSEMSEVGENTCLESDLPMLDEMLNNETGPFLSGRSESDLSVFQDMDFFSGDRIRSCEQNECVPGDNNTQTCRRETRWRPPALGRENTRSDVRRRKATGSRSVDTNTKTIAAKKLHRDSESDESEIDVVDSITYNSSAQRPRGSVKVKQAGEKLPTSRSTNPDKCNVTSVKVLRIVKSGDDSNTEDDVVKALEERNRKNAEMARQNRLKKKAYVGNLEQEVEDGRKRIHELASALNDAEEERDGYKREVEYLKSVLANQSALAGLLKNIPNVSGVTLSSSVSRKRVAELDHSYTPVKKGRHAEHPTRRSGVCLHVDSNNVSLEFCHHCAEMACGKSS encoded by the coding sequence ATGGCTTTATTTGAAGGGCTTGATATAAACTTGCCAGGAGTCATTGGTTTCGACGTTGAAAGCTTAGTTGATGACTCTTTAATTAATACCTGTACTCTGTTTGACGAAAGTCATTCTTCCAGTGTTTTACAGATGCAGAAAACCAAGCAGACATCGCCATTCCATGAGTCTGACAGTGGTGTTTCGGAAATGTCGGAGGTCGGTGAAAATACTTGCTTGGAATCAGACCTTCCTATGCTCGACGAAATGCTTAACAACGAAACTGGTCCGTTTCTGAGTGGCAGAAGTGAAAGTGACTTGAGTGTTTTTCAagatatggattttttttctggggACAGGATCAGGTCTTGTGAACAGAATGAATGTGTGCCAGGCGACAATAACACACAGACCTGCCGTCGAGAAACAAGATGGCGGCCACCTGCCTTGGGCAGAGAAAATACTCGATCAGATGTCAGACGTCGTAAAGCTACTGGTTCAAGGTCTGTTGATACAAACACTAAAACTATCGCTGCCAAAAAACTGCATCGTGATTCTGAAAGTGATGAGAGTGAAATCGATGTTGTGGACAGTATCACTTATAATAGTTCAGCGCAGAGACCCAGAGGATCCGTGAAAGTGAAGCAAGCAGGAGAAAAGCTGCCAACTTCAAGATCAACCAACCCAGATAAATGTAATGTCACATCAGTGAAGGTGTTGCGCATTGTCAAGTCAGGAGATGATAGCAATACTGAAGATGATGTTGTGAAAGCTCTTGAAGAAAGAAATCGCAAGAATGCAGAGATGGCACGACAGAATCGCTTGAAGAAAAAAGCCTATGTCGGGAACTTGGAACAGGAGGTGGAAGATGGCAGGAAGAGGATTCATGAACTGGCATCAGCCTTGAATGATgctgaagaggagagagatgggtacAAAAGAGAGGTTGAGTATCTGAAGTCGGTGCTGGCCAACCAGAGTGCTTTGGCTGGTCTGCTGAAAAACATTCCCAATGTTAGTGGGGTGACACTGTCTTCATCAGTATCCAGAAAGAGGGTGGCTGAACTTGATCATAGTTACACGCCTGTGAAGAAAGGTCGCCATGCTGAACATCCAACAAGAAGATccggtgtgtgtctgcatgttgacAGTAACAATGTCTCGCTGGAGTTCTGTCATCACTGTGCTGAAATGGCTTGTGGGAAGTCATCATGA
- the LOC143290526 gene encoding ubiquitin-conjugating enzyme E2 Z-like isoform X2: MAASSTTSNLENTLGNPSTSGDNTPQLPPMAIAWDPQNCKDWDSEKPTTQCITRIKRDIMTIYHEPPPGMCIVPDKDDITKLHALLTGPFDTPYEGGFFYFLIKCPPDYPIRAPRVRLMTTGNGMVRFNPNLYKNGKVCLSILGTWSGPAWSPAQSLSSVLISIQSLMNEKPYHNEPGFEQERNAGDASRYNEIIRHETLRVAVCDMLEKKCQCPDALHEVMRGSFPTYYKYYINICNKHEKLNCQTMMDPFGERRGVFDYKSILQRLEALRESLIKEGSESSDVEELTDSDQEVIGNKS; encoded by the exons ATGGCAGCTTCTTCGACCACTTCAAATCTCGAGAACACCCTTGGGAATCCGTCAACTAGTGGAGATAATACTCCACAGCTTCCACCTATGGCTATTGCTTGGGATCCTCAAAACTGCAAAGACTGGGACAGCGAAAAGCCAACTACTCAATGCATCACGCGCATCAAAAG AGATATCATGACAATCTACCATGAGCCACCTCCAGGAATGTGTATTGTACCAGACAAAGATGATATCACAAAG ttgcaTGCACTGCTGACAGGCCCCTTTGACACTCCCTATGAGGGAGGGTTTTTTTATTTCCTCATCAAATGTCCTCCTGACTACCCAATCCGGGCCCCACGGGTAAGGCTGATGACCACAGGAAATGGCATGGTGCGATTCAATCCCAACCTGTACAAAAACGGCAAAGTCTGCCTTAGTATACTGGG CACATGGTCTGGTCCTGCCTGGAGCCCTGCACAGTCTCTTTCTTCTGTGCTCATCTCCATACAGTCCCTGATGAATGAGAAACCCTACCACAACGAACCAGGCTTTGAACAG GAGAGGAATGCAGGAGACGCCAGTCGTTACAATGAAATTATACGACATGAAACGTTACGAGTTGCTGTCTGTGATATGCTGGAAAAGAAGTGCCAATGTCCTGATGCTTTACA TGAAGTCATGCGTGGGTCGTTCCCCACCTACTACAAGTACTACATCAACATCTGCAACAAACACGAAAAACTCAACTGCCAGACCATGATG GATCCATTCGGGGAACGGCGAGGAGTGTTTGATTACAAGTCCATCTTGCAGAGGCTGGAGGCATTGCGCGAATCACTCATCAAAGAAGGCTCCGAATCGTCAGACGTGGAAGAACTGACCGATTCTGATCAAGAGGTCATTGGGAACAAGAGTTGA
- the LOC143290526 gene encoding ubiquitin-conjugating enzyme E2 Z-like isoform X1: MAASSTTSNLENTLGNPSTSGDNTPQLPPMAIAWDPQNCKDWDSEKPTTQCITRIKRDIMTIYHEPPPGMCIVPDKDDITKLHALLTGPFDTPYEGGFFYFLIKCPPDYPIRAPRVRLMTTGNGMVRFNPNLYKNGKVCLSILGTWSGPAWSPAQSLSSVLISIQSLMNEKPYHNEPGFEQTGDRSSQERNAGDASRYNEIIRHETLRVAVCDMLEKKCQCPDALHEVMRGSFPTYYKYYINICNKHEKLNCQTMMDPFGERRGVFDYKSILQRLEALRESLIKEGSESSDVEELTDSDQEVIGNKS; this comes from the exons ATGGCAGCTTCTTCGACCACTTCAAATCTCGAGAACACCCTTGGGAATCCGTCAACTAGTGGAGATAATACTCCACAGCTTCCACCTATGGCTATTGCTTGGGATCCTCAAAACTGCAAAGACTGGGACAGCGAAAAGCCAACTACTCAATGCATCACGCGCATCAAAAG AGATATCATGACAATCTACCATGAGCCACCTCCAGGAATGTGTATTGTACCAGACAAAGATGATATCACAAAG ttgcaTGCACTGCTGACAGGCCCCTTTGACACTCCCTATGAGGGAGGGTTTTTTTATTTCCTCATCAAATGTCCTCCTGACTACCCAATCCGGGCCCCACGGGTAAGGCTGATGACCACAGGAAATGGCATGGTGCGATTCAATCCCAACCTGTACAAAAACGGCAAAGTCTGCCTTAGTATACTGGG CACATGGTCTGGTCCTGCCTGGAGCCCTGCACAGTCTCTTTCTTCTGTGCTCATCTCCATACAGTCCCTGATGAATGAGAAACCCTACCACAACGAACCAGGCTTTGAACAG acaggagacagatcatCTCAG GAGAGGAATGCAGGAGACGCCAGTCGTTACAATGAAATTATACGACATGAAACGTTACGAGTTGCTGTCTGTGATATGCTGGAAAAGAAGTGCCAATGTCCTGATGCTTTACA TGAAGTCATGCGTGGGTCGTTCCCCACCTACTACAAGTACTACATCAACATCTGCAACAAACACGAAAAACTCAACTGCCAGACCATGATG GATCCATTCGGGGAACGGCGAGGAGTGTTTGATTACAAGTCCATCTTGCAGAGGCTGGAGGCATTGCGCGAATCACTCATCAAAGAAGGCTCCGAATCGTCAGACGTGGAAGAACTGACCGATTCTGATCAAGAGGTCATTGGGAACAAGAGTTGA
- the LOC143290527 gene encoding protein CDV3 homolog A-like has protein sequence MADSSLDDFFAKKDKSKKKSKAKMTPGDVLAKADEPKKVKKKKEKEQPGGLGLNAAEDTSRKTEDDEWEDFAEQKEVDYSGLRIQTLQIKEEEEKEAAESEGEGEGGEREEGREAASGPWNASGAVAPPPPVAAVAAPPEPEEKKENTAPKKYVPPAQRNAASSAASAAANPISRRGNKKAPNIQSEVDFPTLGGAPAVSGGSAWGSKKYENSGTSDIESNPGQRRGVNLSLENKFSALQD, from the exons ATGGCGGATTCTAGTTTAGATGATTTCTTTGCCAAAAAGGACAAGAGTAAGAAGAAATCCAAAGCGAAAATGACACCAGGCGATGTTCTGGCCAAAGCTGATGAGccaaagaaagtaaaaaagaagaaagagaaggaacaaCCAGGTGGTCTTGGATTGAACGCAGCAGAAGATACATCTAGAAAAACG GAGGATGACGAGTGGGAAGACTTTGCTGAGCAGAAGGAAGTGGATTATTCAGGACTTCGAATCCAGACACTGCAGATAAA ggaggaagaagaaaaagaagcagctgagtcagaaggtgaaggagagggcggggagagggaggaagggcggGAGGCAGCCTCCGGACCCTGGAACGCATCCGGTGCAGTAGCCCCGCCCCCACCAG TGGCGGCAGTGGCTGCCCCCCCAGAgccagaggagaagaaagagaacacgGCCCCCAAGAAGTACGTCCCCCCAGCTCAGCGCAACGCCGCCAGTTCTGCAGCCTCTGCCGCTGCCAACCCCATCAGTCGCCGCGGCAACAAGAAAGCTCCCAACATCCAGAGCGAAGTGGACTTCCCTACTTTGGGGGGAGCGCCGGCAGTTTCAGGGGGCTCTGCATG GGGCAGCAAGAAGTATGAAAACAGCGGCACCAGTGACATAGAATCAAATCCCGGTCAGCGGCGGGGGGTCAACTTGTCACTGGAGAACAAGTTTTCAGCTCTGCAGGACTGA